The nucleotide sequence GATCAATAACTTTATTGTATATCTGGTGAATAGAAACCGTCCGATTTTCAAAACAAGTCAGAAGCTGCTTAAACCTTCTTGCATTCTCAGCTACAAATTTCACTTGGTCTTCAACATCACTGTGTTTTAAAAGATCATGGAGTTTAAGCAAGGAGCGTGTGCCGGGTGTGATTTCAAGCTCATCAGACACAAATTGCTGGTAGTACTGTATATTCTCTGCATGGTAACTAACTGCATTAAACCATGAATTCCACTTTATAATCACTGGTTCTGGTGGAAGCAACACTGCTGTAGGTATGTTGTCACTTTGAGTAGCAATTGACTCCCGGTATCGTAACTTTCGGCTTGGACAATACttaagtgtttttttaaatgaagaaacCAGGATATCCACATCAGGGAAACTTGTGCACCAGACATCACTAGCCAAGGAAAGAATCTGTGCATTGCAGGTAACGTGAATTGCATTTGGCATAATTCCTTGTAGCACATCGGAAAAAGCTTTGTTCATGTACATTACATTGTCAGAGATAAATGCAgagattttattgaattctaaGCCACAGTTTACAACAGTTTTTACTATGAATTGTGCTACCTTTGAGGAATTTACAGACTCAAGCTGAACAGGCTCTGTTAGAAACAAGGGCATGTCCTCATCTTTCCACCTGCCAGGTACAAATAAAATGTGGAGTGTATAGTTATCCTGTGCATCTGTTGTTTCACTGGCCATGATTGAAACTGAATCGCATTCCGCCAGTGCTGATTTAACAGGGTTGACTTGCGAAGCAATTACTTCTGGTAAATAATCCTGACAACATTCGTTTGCACATGGAAAACTTGCAGCATTTGCATTGGCAGCAGTGAAAGCCTCCACGAACTCAAACATTACTTCTCTTCTTGCTGAACTGCTTTCAGTTGCTCCTTTAAACAATGAGCTCTCCACCACTTGCTTTTTGTTCCGATCAGGAGCTTCCTTGGTGGACTTGCATTTACTACATAATTCTGAAGCAACACGGCGATCAATCAAGATTTGTCTTGCAAACAATTTATGGCCTTCTGCATACAGGGCCCCTGCTTCACATGATCCTGAGCTGAAACTTATTTGATTTGTCTGTTGTCTTGATGTTACTTTAACTAATGCCTAAATTATTGTAATGGTTTCAACCAAACCGATGTCACCAGTGCTGAAGTATACACACATTCCCCCAAGTTAACAACTGGATTTAATTATCAGAAAGAAGGAAGTAAAATGTTTTTGCATCACAGTGACTAAGAAGTTTTAAAACAAGCTTTGTTAACATGTTATTTTGACTACTTGGAGATTAATTTGGCAGACAATCCAGTTTTTCATGATTTCCATGAAATCTCAGAGATTGCAAATTGAACAGagccctacttttatattttgaATATGTTGCAAGTTAGAGTGAATAAGGTGTCTCACCTTTTAGTTTCATCTTCTCCTTGCATTCTTCAAACTTTGCCTTAAACTTTTGTGCATCTAAAAAGGAGTGAAAAACATTCATAATTTAGCTACAAGAATAAATTTTTCTTCACATTAAACTGAGATGCACTCCAAACACGAGCAATTTAACTAACCAGAATATGGCACACATTTTACAAGCAAAAAAACCAATCTAATGTTCTGCAGCAATTTCATTACAATGAGTAATGCTCATGGAGCAGAAGTACATCATGTTCAGTTATTGAAATCTGGCAGAATTTGGACAATGTTAAAAGGTAGTAATCATTCTCTTATAATAATGCATAGGAGTCAGGGCCAAGCGTGGTTTCTGGGTTAAGAAAGGATGGAGGTCCGGGAATAAGCGGGTGAGGTCCCATTTTAAAATCATACATTTTGTCTTTATAAAATCCTATGCCCACATTTATAATAGAAACTACTTAAGTAAATTAGGCATGATTAATTACACCCTTCTGCCAGTGATGGAGAGGTCACTTCCCTAAACTGAGTCATGAACTTCTAGTGCAGTGGGAGTTTTTGACAGACTGACATCAGCCTCTGCCTTCTCCAATCAGTATGCTGCATCAGCTTGTCAAAACCAAGAGCAGTGGGATTTGATGCATATGCCGGACTGGGTGTGGTCTAGATTCTTGCAGCATTTTGGAAAAACTGCTTTTGGGATACAGTCCCACCCACTTATTGCAGGTGCATTTGTGCATAAGCAATTTGCCTGCTATGAGCAGTATAATGTGCAGCCTGCTATGAGTACATGACTGGAGTGCTGTATGCGTTTAACGTTGGCTCCTATGTCTGTGCCTGGTGTGGGTTAACTTTCATTTGTTTTATGTATGTTTTATGTGGTGCATTGAATAAAGGAAATGAAAACTTAGTAACCAACATTTAAGAGTTCTTGGAACAGGTCACAGAATTTCAGCACACTGTTTAATAAACATAAAAGCTGCTTCTGATTATCTTTGGTTTTATCTTTAACAGACAAGCAGGTATTGGCACTATCATTAGATTTTTTTCTGGTTAGGGGTTTCCCCTCGAAAAGAGGGTGCAACTGAAAATGTACAATGGGCGTGAAAAGGATTAGGGAGTCTGATGCATTTACCACCATTAATATGCAGCAGGGTTCTGTATATTAATATGAATTTTGAATCTGAAATCAGTTTACAGCTGAGATAAATCTTAGTTCAAATTCATTACTATATCTACAAGGTGCAAACGAATGAGTAAACACAGCCCAAAATAAACAGGGTACTTAAGATGTTACAAATGACAACTCTGATATTGACATTAGTGCAAATGGGCAATAATTAATCCTTTATGGCCAATTTAAGCGTTAAGCACCGCCTTCCTctgcagcaactgcagcagagactgccatgccagagtcaGGCTCCTGAGTCACACCAGGCGATGGTTAACACATGGTTGTCCACTATGGTGCAAACCACCATCTTGCAAGATGGAAGGCTGTCACTGAGAATTTAAGCAACTGCTGGTTTTCAATGATGGAATCACATGTTGATCAGGCCAAGCAGGGAAAGGTTTCCTatcctgaaggatattagtgatcCAGTTGTGCTTTTATGAAAATCCAGACATTTTCATGGTTATTTTTTTCTGATGCAGGCCTACAAATGaccatattttaaaaattcagatcACAAGCAGCCACGAAGGAATGTGAACTCAAAACTTCCAGGTTAGTAATTCAACACAAGAATTAGAAGACTATCCATGGCCTGAGAGGTAAGTGTGTAAAATTTTACTCACGAGTTAAAATGGTTTATATTTCAGGCTTCAATTAAAAGGCTTTTATAGGTGTTCCCTGATTTTAATTCTACATGTTTAACTTTTGTCCACATTTTAATCTTACTCTCTTAACATTCTTGTACTGCCACCCAGTGGATTTATATTCGCATTGCATACAAACTTCAGCTTAAGCTCAGTACTAGTAAAGGACTTTGCATCCGATGTTACTATGAAAGATGTAATATAGTAAATGTAATTTACCAACGACAGGTAAATGCCAACAATTTTTAGGATATGTTTCCATAGGCAGAGTTTGACAAATTTTCAATGCATCTTGAAATGGAATTTTGCGAGCTAAACACCATTTTTAACATAATAATTGATCTTCTAAAGTATTACATGTGTTGGTCAAAACTAATTTGAATTTTCCAGCCAAAGCAATGTTAAAAAGgaaggagtcaatgggaagagATTTGGaaggaagaaagggaaaagagaaaggatgggggtggggggagtgaaagaGGCACAGGAGGGACGCTTGTTCATCAGACTGCATTTCTGCCTGTGAAATCGTCACAGCTGTGTGTGGGTTCCATCAGCAGGAATATATCAGGAGGAAGTGCCCAATGTTTGCCCAGCAGACTTTGTATATTTTACTTGAACTGCACTTTTACCAAGAAAATTAAACCTCTTGTCAAAAATTTAAATTATTCTACACACACCAATAACACAAAAGGAACAGGTGACAAATATAATTTCACATAAAGGGCAGCCTGATTTTAATTTAGACAGTCAGGCCTGGTTACAAATTACAAGACAGAACTCCTACTGTAGAAGATACAACAGGCCATTTAATCCTGGTTAAATGTGTAATTTTATCTGTGCTATTTAAGGGCCTGTAGACGATTAATCTCCTATCTAAATACTTACTTTCTTTATTCAAGAACCGGATAGCCAAAAGCTCAGGTTTGGGTTCTTCATCAGCAAAATCAGcaggtgcattccagacccatgCCCGGTCACTACCTACATTAGGCCTTAGCTCCATTGTAGGTGTAACTAGAAAGAAAGAACATAAAAATTAGTGTTTCACTCATCAAAATAAACAATGGACATGTGCTCATCCTACAGCAATACCTGTACTTTCATTTGGTCAGTTGTCTGAAGTAACCGTGGTATTTCATATATTAATTTGTTTCATACAAAATCAACCATACTGGAGCAACAGGCCTCAATTTAGTTTAAAAATATTTCTCAGTTTTAGATCAATATATTAAAACCAGGACTGAAAGAGAATCAAACTAAATTTATTACTCTTTCAAATTGCAGCTTCTTCTCCCTTTAACTCTCAAGGTAGTGGCTCCTTTCACCAGACACAGATGCCtcacttgtctgtccattcttACATGAATCAGGATGAGTTTGAATTGACCAGCTATTCAATTTCTAGGCCAATTTGGTTTTCACTTAATGGCCACATGTACATTTCAAACTCAGTCATCACGTAGCAAAAAGCAGCAGGAATCATGGCTAAACACTGACCCTTACTCAGCCTAGAGCAACCAGACAATGCCTGAGAATAGCCAACTCAGCAGACTACAGATTGGAAGTTAGTCTCAGTGGCTTACTGCACTACAGTGTTAGCTTTAGAAGATTCCTGGGAGACTTCCAAGCTAAAGCCACATGATTTTCCCTAACTATCCACCCAAACTAATGCAAATTCTTTTATACTCCATGTTCTGTGGCTTTTCGGAAGTCAACAATTTTAATCTGGTTCCCAGTAggtaaccttaaggctggatgaaGAAATATCTTCAGCATTGTAAGTCCAAATGGTAGCAAAAGAGCAGAAATCTTTGCAGGTAAGACAGCGAGTGTGGAGAGAGTTGGAAGATGAAaaatgtatttctctcattcctTTATTTCACTATTACTGGAAACCAGAAACAGAAAAAGGCATAAAAAATAACAGGAggggaagaacataagaaataggagcaggagtaggccatttgacccctcaagcctgccccaccattcaataagatgatggctgatctgccccaaccctcaactcctctttcgtgccagctccctgatatttcaaaaacctatctaactTCTCTTtagatactttcagtgatctagcctccacaactctgaagtatagaattccagacattcactaccctctgagagaagaaattccttcgcatctcaattttaaatgagtgtccccttattctgtaactatgtcccctagttcaagattcccccactagtggaaacatcttcccaacatctaccctgtcaagccccctcagaatcatgtacgtttcaatgagatcatccctcattcttctaaactctaatgaataatgACCTAGCCTGTTTAggcgttcttgataagtcaaccccgtcaccccaggaatcagcctagagaatctcttttgaactgcctcgaGTGCCAGTATatactttcttaaatacggggaccaaaaccgtacacagtactccaggtgcagcctcaccaacaccctgtacagtttaacaagatttccctatttttaaacgccaaccccctagcaacacagggcaaaattccatttgccttcttaattacttgctgcacctgcatgctaacattttgtgttttaTGCACaacaacacccagatccctctgtgctgcacttttttggagtctctctccatttaaataatagtctgtcttttgatttttcctagcaaagtgcatgacctcacactttcctacattaaactccatctgccaagtttttgcccactcactcaacccccCCCgccaaagtcattaatatagacagtAAGCAATTGAAGCCCTTGGACTGgtccttgtgacactccactagttatgtctttccaacctgaaaaagacccattaatcctgactatctttttgtgtgttaaccaatcctcaatccatgctattacccccaataccgtgagctgttatcttgtgcaataaccttttatgtggcaccttactgaatgccttctggaaattcaaatacgCTACATCtacctttatcaactctgcttgttatatccttaaagaactctagcaaatttgtcaaacatgatttccatttcacaaaaccatgttgactctgcttgattgtgttaagcttttctaaatgtccagttatttCTTCcgtaataatggactctagcattttcccaacgacagatgttaggctgactggcctatagtttcctgcttttttgtctccttcccttcttgaacaagggcgtcacattagcagttttccaatccgctgggaccctcccggaatccagtaagttctggaatatttcgaccaatgtgtctattatctctgcagccacttcctttaaaactcttggatgcaggccatcaggtcctgttATTTTTGATATTAACAGTTTCTTTCACAcagtttttctaactttttcaagTCATCTCATTGATAATTTTCATGGTTAAAAGTAACCTGGAAGACAGtgtccatttatttctatttaccaGAGTACAGAGTCGTCAAAATATTTTACCATAAGGGACACTCCAGTATGTTAAGCCTCACCAACTGATTACCCAGCAGCTTGTATAGTACTAAGAGCAGAAACACAATTCTTTCTCACATGGAAAAAGAAAGTAGCAAGCCAGGGCCATAAAACCTGGAGATATCAGTGTATTCCAGAGAATTATACAAACCACGGAATAAGATGTTTCAAATTAGAGATTGGTCTATGCACCCAGGGGTTTTATCATATGCGATAATAGTAGCTTACACCAGGGATTCTCAGGCAAGTTTCAAGGGCCCTGCCAAAAAACCAGAGAATGTGTAAGAAAAAAAATGTTGTGGTAATCGACCAGTCAGAATCTGAGTGGGGACAAGTGATGGCCAAGACACATTGTCAATGAAGGGATGTCATCCAATGAGTTTGAGTCTGACAGAGAGAAAACCAAGCCAGCCAGGAGGTTGGTATTTGGACGGAAGTATGGGAGGGTGACCCCTGAGGAAGAGGGTGTAGGGCGCAGAGAAAGACAGCAAGTCTTTGCCTGGCAAACAGCTTGATTCATCTCGTTTTCCCAATGATGGGATTTGTATATCAAATCAGTTGGCAAAATTCTGTGTCCATGTTTTCTTTGCACTTCTGATTTCTTCTCAGTTCCACCTTGTGCGTGTGATTTACTCCCACAAAAAAGTTTGTGTTTGCTGTACCATTGGGAACTAGAATTGTCCAGTACTATATTTATACAGTATAcgcattgttttaaaaaaagctcAAGATACAAAAGACTTTCTAATTAAAAAGAGAATCTCAGCCCAAGAGGAGGAAAATGGATGTCAAGTTATAAGTAAAACAGAAATAATAATAAACAAGTGCATAATTCATTTTTATACAGAAAAAGTACTTGTACCACGGGGGTCCATGAAATTTTTATAACGTAGGAGGGGTTCCTCAGAAGGAATAAGGTCTGACTTACACAATCACAAAAAAATCCCTAGAGAAGAACCTAAGAGGATTTACAAGTACTACTGTCAAATCTACAAGATTAATTTAAAGTTTGGGAGTAAAGGACCTACGATAGTGATTTGCACAGATTTTGAGAGTTTTATCTCTCCTCATCAGAAGGCGAATCGTTCCCTTTTCCTTATGCTTCAGCAACTTGACATCCCCAGTTCCTCGTTCTTTCCATTCAGGAGGATCATTCTCTGATGCGTATCTAAAGAGCTTTGCACGCCtggtgaaaaaaaaaaacaagattagGCCAGTTTATATCTTACTGTTTTCTTTCTCAAAGCATTTACTGGTGGCCATTATTTACTTTCCACCTTTGTTCCCTTctctttttttgaaaaaagtGGATGAGTAGATCAGCATATTATTCTTTCATCTGGACTGGAGTCCAGCAAAATAAAAGGTATTAAATGAAATGGGTTTGGAAGGCTCTTAATAGACAAGGGCTCAGAGCACAAAAGATTCCCATAGTTCAACACTGTATGCTTGACTGAGGTTAAAGTGTATTGTTGGATAAAGCAGAGAGAGCTTCAGTCTGGAATTTCCGGTGGTATAGCTGATTACAATAATTTGGACAATACAAGGCCCCCAATATTTGTTAAGACTTCCTCACACAGAATGCTCAGTTTAATAAACATAAAAATTCAGGCGCAATTTAAGCAATAGTTGGATACTTTGGCCCCACaaaaggggagaatttttttttgttccaaGAACACAATTGGGAAAAATGGTAACACTATCCCCTCACTGCAATTTCTGACCATCTTTAATTCATTACGGATCAGTGACTCAACTGTACCAGATCCTATATTACATGTTGTCAGAAAAACAAACTCCAGGTGAACAGGCATACTCAGCTGAATTTTTAACACAGACATATTCAGGAGTGTTATGTTATATCTAATGGGGAAATTGTAACTTAGATGTATTAATCACATTGCAGAGGAGGGTTTATGGGTGCAAAGGCTGCATTAGCTCATGATATTATAGCTTCCTGAACATTAGCAAGTCCCACCAAGCACAATAGACATTGGTGTACCATATTTAGACCCCATTTAATCCTGACAGCCATCTGCATCAAGCAAATAGTACTAGCCATTTGCCAGCCTCAGAGGCACCCACTACAAAGGTGCAACATATATCATCTTAACTGGACCATTTTTTTCGGAGGAACTCAAGCAGCTGGTTAGTCACTTTCCATCAGCCCTGCAGAAGGTTCAGGAACATTGAATCACACCAGATCTTTCTAAACTAAGTTAATAAACTCAGCAGCAGTGGCCCAGAAAACTTGTTCAGAACAGTTTCATTTCTATTATTTGAAGTGGTTCCACTGAGTGGAACAGTGTAGTTTGTAATGTAGCTTTTGACTCCCAGAAAAATAATTGTCTGCCGAGGAATCATTGATTAGGCAGTCAATGGAGAAAATAACTGGACTGACAGGTACTCGATGACAGCGACCCAGATACTTTCACACCAGCTTTGGAAAGAGGCAAATAATCTATAAAACTCTTCTTAAATTTCTGTTACAGCCTGCAATATTATCCcaactgttgctgaaaccctcatccatgcttttgttacctccagactggactattccaatgctctcctgaccAGCCCTCCATAAGCTTCAGGTCATCCAAAAGtgttgcctgtatcctaactcacatcaaattccatccatccatcacctcatgctcgctgacctacattgtctcCTGTTATAacaacacctcaaatttaaaattctcatttttgtgTTCAAATTCCCCCTGCCCCACTGTAACCTCCTCACTCAAGGATGCACTCATTGGCAACTTCTGCTAATATATATGCTGCAAGCTCTATTCAACTTCTAGGTTGGCTGTTCGATATATACGTGTCAGATTGGTGAAGTGAGCACTCTTACTGCAGGAATGGAGCATGTTATTAAGATAGACACTtaactgcagtactgaggaaatacTGCATTGTCAGTTGTTAAAGCAAGGCTCGTCTTCCAGTggaagaaaaaagcaaaaaaattgcagggagCTCTCGCTGTGCCCTAGACAACATTTATCCATTACATATCTTAACACTCACCTTTGAATTAGGGGATTATGGATTCAAGTTTCACCCATTTGTGTACATATtcaaggcttgaaaattgcagctatgaggaaagattggataggctcggGTTGTTTTCCTGGAAACAAATGAGGCTAttgggtgtacaagattatgagaggcttagcgagtagacagggatgccttgtttcccctagcagagagttcagttaccagggggcacagatttaaggtgcaAGGATTAGGGGGGGACataaggaaaaacttcttcatccAGGGGCTGGGGGGTGTTTGGAATTGACTGCCttgtttggtggtggggagggggcagaaaccctcaactcatttaaaaggtacctcgATCTGCACtgaaagtgctgtaacctgcaagactaCAGAGCAGGTACTGGAAGGTGGAATTAAAATTGGCaactagttttttttattttttggccagcacagacacaatgggctgaatgccctctttttgtgccataacttttctatggttctaaggctGACACTGCAGTATACTCAGGGGTGCTTTcatttggatgaaacattaaaccaaagctcATCCGCCCTCTTGGGTGAGCAtgaaaaaatcccatggcacaacTCGAGGAAGAGTATGGGTATTCTCCAagtgttctggccaatgtttatccctcacccattaccaccaaaacagattatctggacattatTCCACTGCTGtgtgtggaaccttgctgtgcaaaaattggctgctacttcactggctgtaaagtactttggcaTGCCCAGAAATCATGAAAGGTGCCACATACATGCAAGTTCTATTTTTAACCAACACCAAAAGCAGGTTAGCTGAACATTCACCTCAtttttgtttgtgggacctttctTTGTGCAAATTGATTTGTTAGGTTTCCCAACAGAAGTATCAGTGACTACATTTTAAGTGATCAAGAAATATTTTGGGATGCCACAGTATGTGACAGACTCTATACAAGCACAACTTATTATTTATTTCCTGCTGTCACTATATGCAGACCAGAAACAAGACAAAGGAAAACATGAAGCTATTGCTGGAGATCCCAAGATCAGACAAGAGATTGGGAACAGATCTAGAACATGTATGCACTTTTCCAAATAAACATGAGTCAGAGCAGAGCCAAGCCAGGATTGAGAAAAATTGGGAGACCAAACAAGTTCAAGACAGAGACATATCTGATCAAGTCAGAAACAGGTGAGTTATAAAACCATGCATCATACAGCACCAAGTTAAAGATGAAGAAAGTCACAATCAGTTCACCATAAGTCTGACTGAGTTATCCACAGGCATATTAAATGTACTTCATCACATATTACTTACATTCTGAAAAGTTCCTCCTCGTCTTCTTCCAATGTTTTTACCTCTTGCTCAGGAAGAGAAACAATTGGTTCAAAGTGGGGATCATGGTTGGAATCTTCAGTCACATTCTCTGCAGAAGTGTCGTGGTCTCCTATTTCCTGGAGAAAGACAAAACAGATAAGTATTTTTTCAAGCTATTGTGGATTATTAAATGGCTGGTACATTAAATTTGTTGACTATAAATATATTTATCCATTTAGACAATTTGGGGCAATTTATCTGACTGTTATATAAGATAACAAATGAATGTTGAAACTAATATATGGCTACATGACAGCTGTTGTGAGAAGTTTTATAAGatattttaaactgtctctttaattcaagATGAAATAGAGGATTGAACAATCATGTGATCTGCCATGAGTTCTGCCCTATGGCTTAGTTACCATGGAGATTGGGGGGTAGGGGCAGAAGAACAGGTTAGGTGCCTTTGAAATCTATGCACCAGGTTTACCACCTGTAAACAAAGGGAGAAGCAGATGTTCTTCTAACTACAAACTTTCTGTCTCAGAAACTTtgaacaggaacagagagaggaatACAGGGACAACAACAGCTGTGAGCAGCAGGGAAAAGGTTGTTCCATGTTAAGTACCAAGTGGAATCTTGATGGCAGCTGGTCTTTCAGTTGAGGAGAAGAACCAGCAGGAATTTAAGAATCCTTAAAGATTCATCCCAGCATGGCTGGGGAAAGGAATCATCAGGATGAACTGTTCTGCTGAAGGTCAGTTCAGGATTTCGTGGATGTTTGTCATATGCTGGACATCATGACTCAGTGAAATGGGGAGATGTGGACTTGTTGGAAGCTGGGAGTGATTTTGGGCTGTTGCCTGAAAAGACTGCAATCCTGTGAAGATTGTGCTGTAAGTAAGACATGTGGTTATCGATCAGGTTAAAACACTAAAAAGGGATGTATTTTCTGTAGCTgagtattagttgcctactaagtaatgtttag is from Carcharodon carcharias isolate sCarCar2 chromosome 13, sCarCar2.pri, whole genome shotgun sequence and encodes:
- the ranbp1 gene encoding ran-specific GTPase-activating protein isoform X2, whose protein sequence is MRAKLFRYASENDPPEWKERGTGDVKLLKHKEKGTIRLLMRRDKTLKICANHYLTPTMELRPNVGSDRAWVWNAPADFADEEPKPELLAIRFLNKENAQKFKAKFEECKEKMKLKDDNESADKVAEKLEELSVKEDKKESTKEEECEKKEVTSEKTEAN
- the ranbp1 gene encoding ran-specific GTPase-activating protein isoform X1, which translates into the protein MADEREIGDHDTSAENVTEDSNHDPHFEPIVSLPEQEVKTLEEDEEELFRMRAKLFRYASENDPPEWKERGTGDVKLLKHKEKGTIRLLMRRDKTLKICANHYLTPTMELRPNVGSDRAWVWNAPADFADEEPKPELLAIRFLNKENAQKFKAKFEECKEKMKLKDDNESADKVAEKLEELSVKEDKKESTKEEECEKKEVTSEKTEAN